From the genome of Nicotiana sylvestris chromosome 2, ASM39365v2, whole genome shotgun sequence, one region includes:
- the LOC138885166 gene encoding uncharacterized protein translates to MVDTSEKIVEIKYIVNENCPPMEIRNDMGVRVYMETKKENKNLGLYPLCISVRDFNMELTITNENTSAGSSGTIKLLDMPASPVIEEYQSEIIIEGTQSVIEEGQVYQDKQTIATTMKHYSVMHKYQFRVKRSRHRSYWLICVGENCNWHFKATSINDPAMFKVRSFNRQHTCTLMEDIFIQRKCTAVVVGSMIIPKYCDPKTVYTPKDIQTDMLSQHGTYPGLVVKLKKTADECFLYAFVALYTLISDWEYCRQVVAVDGTFLKSVYRGIMLTTSTMDAASTILPLAYAVVDSENDASWKWLFKQFKQAYGERTSMCIVSDRNESILKATSIVYLGLPHYSCMWHIWTNIRAKFKKGHLKLNELYFATARSYTLDEFNEWMSKIEEIDPRVKSYLYDIGYHRWSRVHATVNRTWTMTSNITESLNAVTKYARELSIFDLLEYMRTLLERWTNEKLLKAKGTFTFLGSKFNKELENNRTLSQKLRVSASTDHIHTVIDGVKRYIVCLESKKCSCGKFQLDELPCAHALAALRHRNETYENYCSPYYTKESLLHMYEIPVNPLPDESKWNVSQHIFDEVVNPPTGEKRQPGRPQKERYKTYDELKSKKYKVSCDNCGGEGHNKRSCKNAPKKK, encoded by the exons ATGGTTGATACTTCGgaaaaaattgtagaaatcaaatacattgtgaaTGAGAATTGTCCTCCAATGGAGATTAGGAACGATATGGGGGTTCGTGTGTATATGGAGACaaaaaaggagaataaaaactTAGGATTGTATCCGTTATGTATAAGTGTAcgagatttcaatatggaattgacTATTACCAATGAGAACACAAGTGCAG GTTCGTCTGGGACaataaagttacttgatatgccagcCTCTCCTGTCATAGaggaatatcaaagtgaaataataattGAAGGTACACAAAGTGTTATCGAAGAAGGACAAGTGTATCAAGACAAGCAAACAATTGCAACTACAATGAAGCATTATTCTGTCATGCACAAGTACCAATTCAGGGTTAAACGATCGAGACACAGAAG CTACTGGCTTATATGCGTTGGAGAAAACTGTAATTGGCACTTCAAGGCAACATCAATTAATGATCCTGCAATGTTCAAGGTCAGGAGTTTCAACCGACAACACACATGTACCTTAATGGAAGATATATTCATACAGCGCAAATGTACTGCAGTTGTAGTTGGTAGCATGATCATTCCAAAGTATTGTGATCCTAAGACAGTTTACACACCAAAGGATATACAAACTGACATGTTGTCCCAACACGGA ACGTATCCTGGTTTAGTTGTTAAATTGAAGAAGACAGCAGATGAATGCTTCTTATATGCATTTGTTGCTCTTTATACATTAATAAGTGATTGGGAATATTGTAGACAAGTAGTAGCGGTTGATGGGACATTCTTAAAATCAGTCTACAGGGGGATTATGCTTACAACAAGCACAATGGATGCAGCAA GTACAATATTGCCTTTGGCATATGCTGTGGTTGATTCGGAAAACGATGCATCATGGAAGTGGCTTTTTAAGCAATTCAAGCAAGCATATGGTGAAAGAACTTCAATGTGTATTGTTTCAGATAGGAATGAGAGTATCCTGAAGGCAACATCAATTGTCTATCTGGGTTTGCCACACTActcttgcatgtggcatatttggacaaatataaggGCAAAGTTCAAGAAGGGTCATCTAAAATTAAATGAATTGTACTTTGCTACAGCACGGTCATACACTCTAGATGAATTTAATGAATGGATGTCGAAGATTGAAGAGATAGACCCGCGTGTTAAATCATACCTCTAtgatattggctatcatagatggtCAAGAGTACATGCAACGGTGAATAGAACTTGGACTATGACATCAAACATTACAGAGTCGTTGAATGCTGTAACAAAATATGCAAGAGAGCTGTCAATATTTGACCTATTAGAGTATATGAGGACACTTCTTGAACGTTGGACGAACGAGAAGTTATTGAAGGCAAAGGGTACTTTCACATTCCTTGGGTCCAAATTCAACAAAGAATTGGAGAACAACAGAACATTATCTCAGAAACTTAGG GTGAGTGCTTCAACAGATCATATCCATACTGTGATAGATGGTGTGAAGCGGTACATTGTGTGCCTTGAAAGCAAGAAATGTAGTTGTGGCAAGTTCCAACTTGATGAACTTCCATGTGCGCATGCTTTGGCAGCTTTAAGGCACAGGAATGAAACTTATGAAAACTATTGCTCTCCGTATTACACAAAGGAGAGCCTACTGCATATGTATGAAATACCAGTAAATCCCCTTCCTGATGAAAGTAAATGGAATGTGTCACAACATATATTTGATGAAGTAGTAAATCCACCTACGGGAGAGAAAAGGCAGCCAGGAAGACCTCAAAAGGAAAGATACAAAACATATGATGAACTAAAGTCAAAGAAGTACAAGGTGTCATGTGACAACTGTGGAggtgaagggcataacaaaagatcttgcaagAATGCACCTAAAAAGAAATAA
- the LOC104245000 gene encoding mitogen-activated protein kinase 7-like, translated as MATQVEPPNGIRPRGKHYYTMWQTVFEVDTKYIPIKPIGRGAYGVVCSSVNRETNERVAIKKINNVFSNRIDALRTLRELKLLRHIRHENVIALKDVMMPIHRSSFKDIYLVYELMDTDLNHIIKSSQPLSNDHCKYFLFQLLRGLKYLHSANILHRDLKPGNLLVNANCELKICDFGLARTSRDNGQFMTEYVVTRWYRAPELLLCCDNYGTSIDVWSVGCIFAEILGRKPLFPGTECLNQLTLILNILGSQPEADLHFIDNQRAKRFIRSLPFSRGTHFSSLFPQADPLAIDLLQRMLVFDPSKRITVTEALYHPYLSSLYDPTCNLPAQFPLNLDIDENMAEPLIREMMLREILHYHPEAAYINTFY; from the exons ATGGCAACTCAAGTGGAGCCTCCAAATGGAATTAGGCCTCGAGGGAAACACTATTACACAATGTGGCAAACTGTATTTGAAGTTGACACAAAATACATTCCAATTAAACCTATTGGAAGAGGAGCTTATGGTGTGGTTTGTTCCTCAGTAAATAGGGAGACTAATGAGAGAGTTGCTATCAAGAAGATCAATAACGTGTTTTCGAATAGAATTGATGCGCTGAGAACACTGAGAGAATTGAAGCTTTTGCGGCATATAAGGCATGAGAATGTGATTGCTTTGAAGGATGTCATGATGCCTATTCATAGAAGCAGTTTTAAGGATATTTATTTGGTTTATGAGTTGATGGATACGGATCTTAATCATATCATTAAGTCGTCGCAGCCTTTATCTAATGACCATTGCAAGTATTTTCTTTTTCAG CTCCTTCGTGGCTTGAAGTATCTCCATTCAGCTAACATTCTCCACCGGGACTTGAAACCTGGGAATCTCCTTGTGAACGCTAACTGTGAGTTAAAGATTTGTGACTTTGGACTGGCTAGGACTAGCAGAGACAATGGGCAGTTTATGACTGAATATGTAGTCACTCGTTGGTATCGTGCACCAGAGCTTCTTCTTTGCTGTGACAATTATGGAACATCCATTGACGTCTGGTCTGTTGGATGTATCTTTGCGGAAATCCTTGGACGAAAGCCTCTCTTCCCAGGAACTGAGTGCCTCAATCAGCTTACACTTATTCTCAATATCCTTGGTAGCCAGCCTGAAGCTGATCTTCATTTCATTGATAACCAAAGGGCTAAAAGATTCATCAGATCACTACCTTTTTCTCGAGGAACacacttttcttctctcttccctCAGGCTGATCCTTTAGCAATAGATTTACTGCAGCGAATGCTGGTTTTTGATCCCTCTAAGAGAATAACAGTTACAGAAGCTCTCTATCACCCGTACCTATCGAGTCTTTATGATCCAACTTGCAACCTTCCTGCTCAATTTCCTCTCAATTTGGATATCGATGAGAATATGGCAGAACCATTGATTCGGGAGATGATGCTGAGAGAAATCCTTCATTACCATCCTGAAGCAGCTTACATCAACACATTTTACTAG